The sequence GATGTAGTTGGCCGCGTCGGCGCGGTGGTTGTACACCTCCAGTACGCCGAAGTTCTGGCGCACGTTCACGGTGCGGCCGCTCGGCAGCTTGAGGCTCAGGGCAGCGGAGAACTTGGCCCAGGGCAGCAGGGCGCTGGGGGCCGTCAGGATGGGGGTCACCTGAATGGCTCCGGCCGTGTTGGGGTCGGTCGCGATGGTGGCGCCGGGGTAGCGGCGCTTGATGGCACCGGCCGAGTCGTTGGCGAGGGCCTTGACCACGGTCTGGTAGTCGCCGGCGCTAACCAGGCTGCGGTTGCCGTTCACCTGGGGGCTGAGAATCACGTAGGTGGCGGTGGCGGGGTTGACGCCGCCCCAGCTGTTGCCCTGAGCGTGGGCAGCGGGCAGGACGGACAGGGTGGCCAGGGCCACGGCAGACAGGGTCTTCTTCATGACTCCGAGTGTCGCACGCGCAACCTGACGGGGTATGAAAGCCCGCTGAACCGGCCCATTCTCCCTGCGGGCGGCACCATGCCGTATCTCCCGGCGCGGGCGTACCATGAGCAGATGCAAGAGTTGCTGACCACCATGCGCCGCCTGCGTGCTCCGGACGGTTGCCCCTGGGACCGCGAGCAGACCCACATGTCACTGCGTCCCTACCTGCTGGAAGAGGCCGCCGAGGCGGTGGACGCCGTAGCGCAGGGCCCCGCCGAGCTGTGCAGCGAACTGGGCGACGTACTGCTCCAGGTGGCCTTTCACGCCGTGATTGCCGAGGAGGAAGGAACCTTCTCTTACGCAGACGTCGAGCGCAGCATCGTGGACAAGATGGTGCGCCGGCATCCGCACGTGTTTGGCGGGCACCCGCAGCTGGCTGGGGCCGGCGAGGTGCTGGGCGTCTGGGAGCAGGTCAAGCGTGAGGAGCGCGGCGGCCGTGAGCAGACGCTGGCCGAGCAGATTCCTGCGGGCCTGGGCGCTCTGGAGCGTGAGCGGCAGGCTCAGAAGAAGAGTCATGCGGCCGCCGGCAGCCGTGAAGCTCTGCTGGCTGCCGCCCAGCAAGCCCCTGACACGGCCGAGGGCGTGGCCGAGGTGCTGGCCGCCGCGGTGGCCTGGGCACGGGCGGCGGGCGTGAGCCCCGAGCTGGCGCTGCGCGACCACACTGCCCGCACGCTGCGGGAGGTGGACGGTGACTGAGCCTGCTTCCGGTCCGGTGGCTGACCCGCTGGACGAATCGCTGCGGTACGACCCGGCCAGCGACCCCTGGGCCAGCTGGGCAGCAGGCCGCACCCGTCAGGCGCTGCGCTTGCCCGACTTTCGCCGGGCTGCCGTGCTGGCGGCCCTGTC is a genomic window of Deinococcus proteolyticus MRP containing:
- a CDS encoding MazG nucleotide pyrophosphohydrolase domain-containing protein, whose protein sequence is MQELLTTMRRLRAPDGCPWDREQTHMSLRPYLLEEAAEAVDAVAQGPAELCSELGDVLLQVAFHAVIAEEEGTFSYADVERSIVDKMVRRHPHVFGGHPQLAGAGEVLGVWEQVKREERGGREQTLAEQIPAGLGALERERQAQKKSHAAAGSREALLAAAQQAPDTAEGVAEVLAAAVAWARAAGVSPELALRDHTARTLREVDGD